From a region of the Triticum aestivum cultivar Chinese Spring chromosome 7D, IWGSC CS RefSeq v2.1, whole genome shotgun sequence genome:
- the LOC123166878 gene encoding berberine bridge enzyme-like Cyn d 4, with product MMSTQSHNTPHTFQALSPTMANCRAFAQVLLFFALSCQAAATYAPVPAKEDFLGCLMKEIPARLLYAKSSPDYPTVLAQTIRNSRWSTQQNVKPLYIITPTNASHIQSAVVCGRRHGVRLRVRSGGHDYEGLSYRSEKPETFAVVDLNKMRAVVVDGYARTAWVESGAQLGELYYAIAKNSPVLAFPAGVCPSIGVGGNFAGGGFGMLLRKYGIAAENVIDVKVVDPDGKLLDKSSMSADHFWAVRGGGGESFGIVVSWQVKLMPVPPTVTVFKIPKTVQEGAVDLVNKWQLVGPALPGDLMIRVIAAGNTATFEALYLGTCKTLTPLMSSQFPELGMNPYHCNEMPWIKSVPFIHLGKQAGLDDLLNRNNTFKPFAEYKSDYVYQPFPKPVWEQIFGWLAKPGAGIMIMDPYGATISATPEAATPFPHRQGVLFNIQYVNYWFAEPAGAAPLQWSKDIYNFMEPYVSKNPRQAYANYRDIDLGRNEVVNDISTYSSGKVWGEKYFKSNFQRLAITKGKVDPQDYFRNEQSIPPLIEKY from the coding sequence ATGATGTCCACACAGTCACACAACACACCGCATACATTCCAAGCTCTATCGCCTACAATGGCGAACTGTAGGGCCTTCGCGCAGGTGCTCCTCTTCTTCGCCTTGTCCTGCCAAGCCGCCGCCACCTACGCGCCGGTGCCTGCCAAGGAGGACTTCCTCGGATGCCTCATGAAGGAGATACCGGCCCGCCTCCTCTACGCCAAGAGCTCGCCTGACTACCCCACCGTGCTGGCGCAGACCATCAGGAACTCGCGGTGGTCGACGCAGCAGAACGTGAAGCCGCTGTACATCATCACCCCCACCAACGCCTCCCACATCCAATCCGCGGTGGTGTGCGGCCGCCGGCACGGCGTCCGCCTCCGCGTGCGGAGCGGCGGCCACGACTACGAGGGCCTGTCGTACCGGTCCGAGAAACCCGAGACGTTCGCCGTCGTCGACCTCAACAAGATGCGGGCAGTGGTTGTCGACGGCTACGCCCGCACGGCGTGGGTCGAATCCGGCGCGCAGCTCGGCGAGCTCTACTACGCCATCGCGAAGAACAGCCCCGTGCTCGCGTTCCCGGCCGGCGTCTGCCCGTCCATCGGCGTCGGCGGCAACTTCGCAGGCGGCGGCTTCGGCATGCTGCTGCGCAAGTACGGCATCGCCGCCGAGAACGTCATCGACGTCAAGGTGGTCGACCCCGACGGCAAGCTGCTCGACAAGAGCTCCATGAGCGCGGACCACTTCTGGGCCGTCaggggcggcggcggagagagCTTCGGCATCGTCGTCTCGTGGCAGGTGAAGCTCATGCCAGTGCCTCCCACCGTCACCGTGTTTAAGATCCCCAAGACGGTGCAAGAAGGCGCCGTAGACCTCGTCAACAAGTGGCAGCTGGTCGGGCCGGCACTTCCCGGCGACCTCATGATCCGCGTCATCGCTGCCGGGAACACGGCGACGTTCGAGGCCTTGTACCTGGGCACCTGCAAAACCCTGACGCCGCTGATGAGCAGCCAATTCCCCGAGCTTGGCATGAACCCCTATCACTGCAACGAGATGCCCTGGATCAAGTCCGTCCCCTTCATCCACCTCGGCAAACAGGCTGGCCTGGACGACCTCCTCAACCGGAACAACACCTTCAAGCCCTTCGCCGAATACAAGTCGGACTACGTGTACCAGCCCTTCCCCAAGCCCGTGTGGGAGCAGATCTTCGGCTGGCTCGCGAAGCCCGGCGCGGGGATCATGATCATGGACCCCTACGGCGCCACCATCAGCGCCACCCCCGAAGCGGCGACGCCGTTCCCTCACCGCCAGGGCGTCCTCTTCAACATCCAGTATGTCAACTACTGGTTCGCCGAGCCAGCCGGCGCCGCGCCGCTGCAGTGGAGCAAGGACATTTACAATTTCATGGAGCCGTACGTGAGCAAGAACCCCAGGCAGGCGTACGCCAACTACAGGGACATCGACCTCGGCAGGAATGAGGTGGTGAACGACATCTCAACCTACAGCAGCGGCAAGGTGTGGGGCGAGAAGTACTTCAAGAGCAACTTCCAAAGGCTCGCCATTACCAAGGGCAAGGTAGATCCTCAGGACTACTTCAGGAATGAGCAAAGCATCCCGCCGCTGATCGAGAAGTACTGA